A region from the Pontixanthobacter aestiaquae genome encodes:
- a CDS encoding carbon-nitrogen hydrolase family protein, translated as MIQTLPVAIVQAAPIPLAIGDGIEKAVTLAGEAIRQGAKLVAFGETFLGGYPLWLDEAPGAALWDHPGTRAMHRIMLDNAIVANDERLLPLQELCDEHNACISIGAHERVRSSLYNNQLLLRPGQGPLPHRKLVPTHGERLIWMRGDGSTLGVHQAEWGKAGNLICWEHWMPLARAAMHNLGEAVHVAAWPTVREEYVLNSRHYAFEGRCFVLAAGLVQRKDDLFDGLERCGGDSDANELIEAIEGDVLNKGGSLIAAPDARVIVQAGEEEEILCAELDLSEIGQNLTSLDTDGHYSRPDVFELSVDVRAKDGVVRKTK; from the coding sequence ATGATCCAAACGCTCCCCGTCGCCATTGTTCAGGCAGCGCCTATTCCGCTGGCGATTGGTGACGGGATCGAGAAGGCTGTGACGCTTGCGGGTGAGGCGATCAGGCAGGGTGCGAAGCTGGTTGCGTTCGGAGAAACGTTTCTCGGTGGTTATCCACTGTGGCTCGACGAGGCACCGGGTGCGGCGTTGTGGGATCACCCCGGCACGCGGGCGATGCACCGGATCATGCTCGACAATGCTATCGTCGCGAATGACGAGCGGCTGCTGCCCTTGCAGGAGCTGTGCGACGAACATAATGCGTGCATTTCTATCGGCGCGCATGAGCGGGTTCGCTCGAGCCTTTACAACAACCAGCTGCTGCTCCGTCCCGGGCAAGGCCCGCTGCCGCATCGCAAGCTGGTGCCGACGCATGGCGAGCGGCTGATCTGGATGCGCGGTGACGGCTCTACGCTGGGCGTGCATCAGGCCGAATGGGGCAAGGCCGGCAATCTGATCTGCTGGGAACACTGGATGCCGCTCGCCCGCGCGGCGATGCACAATCTGGGCGAGGCGGTCCATGTCGCCGCATGGCCGACTGTGCGCGAGGAATATGTGCTCAATTCGCGGCACTATGCGTTTGAGGGGCGCTGCTTTGTGCTGGCCGCAGGGCTGGTGCAGCGCAAGGATGATCTGTTCGATGGGCTGGAGCGTTGCGGTGGTGATTCCGATGCGAATGAGCTGATCGAAGCCATCGAAGGCGATGTGCTCAACAAGGGCGGCAGCCTGATCGCCGCACCCGATGCGCGGGTCATCGTACAGGCGGGCGAGGAAGAGGAAATCCTCTGCGCCGAACTCGACCTGTCTGAAATTGGCCAGAACCTGACGTCGCTCGACACCGATGGCCACTATTCCCGGCCCGATGTGTTTGAGTTGAGTGTCGATGTGAGAGCTAAAGATGGCGTTGTTCGCAAAACCAAATGA
- the rimM gene encoding ribosome maturation factor RimM (Essential for efficient processing of 16S rRNA) produces MPHDEPVTLAAISGAHGVTGEVRLKLFGEGIAALKQHKTFNDGSLTLKKIRPDNKGGAIARFVEVTDRSAAEALRSTVLTIPRETLPELDEGEYYHSDLLGLAAISEAGDPLGTICAVDNFGAQDVIEIERPNGKKFMIPMTKQAVLEWDDKRLVVSKDFADI; encoded by the coding sequence TTGCCACATGATGAGCCCGTTACACTTGCCGCCATTTCCGGCGCGCATGGTGTGACGGGCGAAGTCCGTTTAAAGCTGTTCGGGGAAGGGATCGCTGCGCTGAAGCAGCATAAGACCTTCAACGATGGCTCGCTAACGCTCAAGAAAATCCGGCCGGACAATAAAGGCGGCGCAATCGCCCGCTTTGTCGAGGTAACTGATCGTAGCGCCGCAGAGGCCTTGCGCAGCACCGTCCTGACCATCCCGCGCGAAACGCTGCCCGAATTGGACGAGGGCGAATATTACCACTCAGACCTGTTGGGCTTGGCCGCTATATCCGAGGCAGGCGATCCGCTCGGTACGATCTGCGCTGTCGATAACTTCGGCGCGCAGGACGTGATCGAGATTGAGCGCCCGAACGGTAAGAAGTTCATGATCCCGATGACCAAACAGGCTGTACTGGAATGGGATGACAAGCGCCTTGTGGTTTCCAAGGATTTCGCCGACATATAG
- the rpsP gene encoding 30S ribosomal protein S16, with product MAIALRLSRGGAKKRPYYRIVAADNRSPRDGKYLEQIGVYNPLLAKDDEGRVKLNEDRARYWLGVGAQPSDRVARFLDAAGIREREARNNPNKAKPGEKATERAEEKAEKAAEAEEAKKAAEEEAKAAAEAPKEDAADADSTENDATGSVKTNETADAVAEAATDAPEDAPAEDKAAIAEEVAEGGPVADEKAAEDKAEG from the coding sequence ATGGCAATTGCACTCCGTCTATCCCGTGGCGGCGCGAAAAAGCGCCCTTACTACCGCATCGTCGCTGCGGATAACCGCAGCCCGCGCGATGGTAAGTATCTTGAGCAAATCGGCGTTTATAACCCGCTGCTTGCGAAAGATGACGAAGGCCGCGTGAAGCTGAACGAAGACCGTGCGCGTTACTGGCTCGGCGTTGGCGCACAGCCTTCGGACCGTGTGGCGCGCTTCCTTGACGCTGCGGGCATTCGCGAGCGTGAAGCACGCAACAACCCGAACAAAGCCAAGCCGGGCGAGAAAGCCACCGAGCGCGCTGAAGAGAAAGCTGAAAAAGCTGCCGAGGCTGAAGAAGCCAAGAAAGCTGCTGAAGAAGAAGCAAAAGCTGCTGCAGAAGCTCCCAAGGAAGACGCTGCTGATGCAGATTCCACAGAGAATGACGCAACTGGTTCGGTCAAAACCAACGAAACAGCTGATGCGGTGGCAGAAGCTGCAACGGACGCTCCTGAAGACGCGCCGGCGGAAGACAAAGCCGCAATCGCTGAAGAAGTTGCCGAAGGCGGTCCGGTTGCGGACGAGAAGGCTGCTGAAGACAAGGCTGAAGGCTAA
- the ffh gene encoding signal recognition particle protein has product MFDSLSDRLTGVFDGLRGRGALREQDVRDAMREVRIALLEADVALPVVRRFIDAVTEKAIGSEVLKSVTPGQQVVKIVSDELVEMLGGEESVPLELEAKPPVVIMMVGLQGSGKTTSTAKLAKFLKEKHGKKSMMASLDVNRPAAQEQLAVLGEQIECATLPIVAGQQPVDIARRALDAAKLQAADVLLLDTAGRLHVDEALMAEMKAVSSISAPTEVLLVVDSLTGQDAVNVAKSFTEEVPLTGVILTRMDGDARGGAALSMRHVTGKPIKFAGTGEKLDALETFHPKRVADRILGMGDVVSLVEKAAATIKEEDAEALAKRMAKGQFDLNDLRTQLQQMNQMGGLGMLAGMMPGMKKAKAAMANSGMDDKVLVHMDAIIGSMTPKERANPALLNAKRKRRIAAGAGKEVQDVNKLLKMYQEMSRAMKQIKKMGGLKGLAAMFGKGGMEAAMPGLGGPGGPGGGGLPPGLPGLGGPKRR; this is encoded by the coding sequence ATGTTCGACAGTCTGTCAGATCGCCTCACCGGTGTGTTCGATGGCCTGCGCGGTCGCGGCGCGCTGCGGGAGCAGGACGTTCGCGATGCAATGCGCGAAGTCCGGATCGCTCTGCTCGAAGCCGATGTCGCGCTGCCGGTGGTACGCCGGTTTATTGATGCGGTAACTGAAAAAGCCATCGGCTCCGAAGTTCTGAAATCGGTCACGCCGGGCCAGCAAGTCGTCAAAATCGTCTCGGACGAACTGGTCGAAATGCTCGGCGGGGAAGAGAGCGTTCCGCTCGAACTCGAAGCCAAACCGCCGGTCGTCATCATGATGGTCGGTTTGCAAGGTTCGGGTAAAACGACCTCGACCGCAAAACTCGCCAAGTTCCTTAAAGAGAAACACGGCAAGAAATCGATGATGGCGTCGCTCGACGTCAATCGTCCGGCGGCACAAGAACAGCTTGCCGTTCTGGGCGAGCAGATCGAATGCGCGACCTTGCCGATTGTTGCTGGCCAACAGCCGGTCGATATTGCCCGCCGCGCGCTTGATGCGGCGAAATTGCAAGCTGCTGATGTGCTGCTGCTCGATACGGCAGGCCGTTTGCATGTAGACGAAGCGCTGATGGCCGAGATGAAGGCCGTTTCCTCTATCTCTGCGCCAACCGAAGTGCTGTTGGTTGTCGACAGCCTGACCGGTCAAGATGCCGTGAATGTCGCGAAGAGCTTTACCGAGGAAGTCCCGCTTACCGGTGTGATCCTGACCCGGATGGACGGCGATGCGCGCGGCGGTGCGGCGCTCTCTATGCGCCATGTTACGGGCAAGCCGATCAAGTTCGCCGGTACGGGCGAGAAGCTGGACGCGCTGGAGACATTCCACCCCAAACGCGTTGCAGACCGCATTCTGGGCATGGGCGATGTCGTTTCGCTGGTCGAAAAGGCCGCGGCGACAATCAAGGAAGAAGACGCTGAGGCGCTCGCCAAACGGATGGCGAAAGGGCAGTTCGATCTCAACGATCTGCGCACCCAGCTTCAGCAAATGAACCAGATGGGCGGCCTTGGCATGCTCGCGGGCATGATGCCGGGTATGAAGAAAGCCAAGGCGGCCATGGCCAATAGCGGCATGGACGACAAGGTTCTGGTCCATATGGATGCGATTATCGGGTCGATGACACCGAAAGAGCGCGCCAATCCGGCGCTCCTGAACGCCAAGCGCAAACGCCGCATTGCAGCGGGCGCGGGCAAGGAAGTTCAGGACGTGAACAAGCTCCTGAAGATGTATCAGGAAATGTCCCGCGCAATGAAACAGATCAAGAAAATGGGCGGCCTGAAAGGCCTCGCCGCGATGTTCGGCAAGGGCGGTATGGAAGCCGCAATGCCCGGACTTGGCGGCCCGGGTGGACCTGGTGGTGGAGGGTTACCTCCCGGTCTTCCCGGCCTCGGCGGACCCAAAAGAAGATAG
- a CDS encoding TIGR02300 family protein, with product MVKPEWGTKRTCPKCGTRFYDLGKEDPVTCIECGEEWEPEPVLKTKQPIPFDDEKKKGGEADSDLADDEDDELSDVDEDENRPDSDVDLGDDSQDMAVSKGKGDDDEPES from the coding sequence ATGGTTAAGCCAGAATGGGGCACAAAGCGCACGTGTCCAAAATGCGGCACTCGCTTTTACGATCTGGGCAAAGAAGACCCGGTCACTTGCATCGAATGCGGTGAAGAATGGGAACCGGAGCCGGTTCTCAAAACGAAACAGCCTATCCCGTTTGACGACGAGAAGAAGAAGGGCGGAGAAGCGGATAGCGATCTGGCCGATGACGAGGATGATGAGCTGAGCGACGTTGACGAGGATGAAAACCGTCCCGACTCCGATGTCGATCTTGGCGATGACAGCCAAGATATGGCTGTGTCGAAGGGTAAGGGCGACGACGACGAGCCTGAATCCTGA
- the aroA gene encoding 3-phosphoshikimate 1-carboxyvinyltransferase: protein MCPVKALIASRRNRKPFVTNILSSGPTPKRFAPLGPLRGTIRVPGDKSISHRSLMFGALAVGETKVSGLLEGHDVIATADALRAMGATIDRTGEGEWSIHGVGVGGLLQPKQALDMGNSGTSTRLLMGLIASHGITASFVGDASLSARPMGRVIEPLSQMGASFTSSPGGTLPLMMTGSLPAVPITYRLPVASAQVKSAVLLAGLNTPGITTVIEPVPTRDHSERMLKGFGAELTVVEVDEERHISIHGDAELSPQTITVPGDPSSAAFFIVAALITEGSDLLIENVGLNATRAGLITVLQQMGGDIELVNQREVGGEPVADLRVKHSRLTGIEVDPAIAPSMIDEFPVLFVAASLAKGRTTTSGLDELRVKESDRLAAMAAALKASGAIVEELEDGLIIEGSDGTPLRGTKDEAIITHLDHRIAMSMAVAGLASKSGVEVDDTRPIATSFPTFEELLRKASS from the coding sequence ATGTGCCCTGTCAAAGCCCTGATCGCTAGCCGCCGAAATCGAAAGCCATTTGTGACCAATATCCTATCCTCTGGCCCAACCCCGAAACGCTTTGCACCGCTTGGCCCATTGCGCGGAACGATCCGCGTGCCTGGCGACAAATCGATCAGCCACCGGTCACTGATGTTCGGAGCGCTGGCTGTCGGCGAGACCAAAGTGAGCGGATTGCTGGAGGGGCACGACGTCATCGCCACAGCCGATGCGTTGCGCGCGATGGGCGCCACTATCGACCGGACCGGAGAGGGTGAATGGTCGATCCATGGTGTCGGTGTCGGCGGCTTGCTGCAACCCAAGCAAGCGCTCGACATGGGCAATAGCGGTACCTCCACCCGTTTGCTGATGGGTCTGATCGCGAGCCACGGTATCACGGCATCATTTGTCGGCGATGCGAGTCTGTCAGCCCGCCCGATGGGGCGCGTGATTGAACCGCTCAGCCAGATGGGAGCGAGCTTTACCTCCAGTCCCGGCGGGACCTTGCCACTGATGATGACTGGCAGCCTCCCCGCTGTTCCGATCACATACCGACTGCCGGTTGCCTCGGCGCAGGTTAAAAGCGCAGTGCTGCTGGCGGGCCTCAATACGCCGGGTATTACGACTGTTATCGAACCCGTGCCGACGCGCGATCATTCTGAGCGGATGCTCAAAGGCTTTGGTGCCGAATTGACAGTCGTGGAAGTGGATGAAGAGCGGCATATCAGCATCCACGGAGATGCAGAGCTTTCGCCACAGACCATCACGGTGCCTGGAGACCCCTCCTCCGCCGCGTTCTTCATCGTTGCCGCGCTCATAACCGAAGGCAGCGATCTGCTGATCGAGAATGTCGGCCTCAATGCCACGCGCGCTGGTTTGATCACCGTGCTCCAACAAATGGGCGGCGATATCGAGCTGGTGAACCAGCGCGAGGTCGGCGGAGAACCAGTAGCCGATCTGCGCGTCAAACATTCACGATTGACCGGTATTGAAGTCGATCCGGCCATTGCTCCCAGCATGATAGACGAATTTCCTGTGCTGTTCGTCGCCGCCTCGCTAGCGAAGGGTCGCACAACCACCAGCGGGCTCGACGAGCTGCGGGTAAAAGAGTCCGACCGGCTGGCTGCCATGGCGGCCGCTCTGAAAGCATCCGGTGCGATCGTGGAAGAACTCGAAGACGGCCTGATCATTGAAGGCAGCGACGGAACACCCCTGCGCGGCACCAAAGACGAAGCAATCATCACCCATCTCGATCACCGCATCGCGATGAGCATGGCCGTCGCAGGGCTTGCTAGCAAAAGTGGCGTCGAGGTGGATGATACGCGTCCGATTGCGACGAGCTTTCCCACATTTGAAGAGCTACTCAGGAAGGCGTCGAGTTGA
- a CDS encoding CBU_0592 family membrane protein, with product MAATFDIYTAIGFVGMVLIVSAYAYLTAKDEPDPFILHGTNLVGATLLAVSLLVHTNLPSLVLEAIWISVAIWGLTKAFLARRKAE from the coding sequence GTGGCCGCAACATTCGACATTTACACCGCAATCGGCTTTGTCGGCATGGTTTTGATCGTGTCCGCCTATGCCTATCTCACCGCAAAGGATGAGCCAGATCCGTTCATTCTACACGGCACCAATCTCGTCGGAGCGACCTTGCTGGCGGTATCGCTGCTGGTGCACACCAACCTGCCTTCGCTGGTGCTCGAAGCAATCTGGATAAGCGTCGCAATTTGGGGTCTGACAAAGGCGTTTCTGGCGCGGAGGAAAGCTGAATGA
- a CDS encoding (d)CMP kinase yields the protein MIIAVDGPTASGKGTISKKLAAHFSLPHLDTGLLYRAVGRQVILNGGDPDNPSDALTAVSFPDELLDDPVLRNEATGSLASRASVHPAVRKALFERQRAFAEQDGGAVLDGRDIGTVIAPDADVKLFITASVEARAKRRFAEMEQRGVSITLEEITADLERRDARDTGRKDAPLVAARDAFVIDTSELGIEEAFAAALEAIETARAS from the coding sequence ATGATTATCGCCGTGGACGGCCCCACCGCTTCGGGTAAGGGCACGATTTCCAAGAAGCTGGCGGCGCATTTCAGCTTGCCGCATCTGGATACCGGCCTGCTCTATCGTGCGGTCGGACGGCAGGTGATCCTGAATGGCGGCGATCCTGATAATCCGTCGGACGCGCTGACAGCAGTATCGTTTCCTGACGAATTGCTCGATGATCCGGTATTGCGCAATGAAGCCACCGGTAGCTTGGCAAGCAGAGCTTCTGTCCATCCAGCGGTGCGCAAAGCCCTGTTCGAGCGGCAACGGGCCTTTGCGGAGCAGGATGGCGGTGCAGTGCTTGATGGTCGCGACATCGGGACGGTGATTGCGCCCGATGCGGATGTAAAGCTGTTTATCACCGCCAGCGTCGAGGCCCGCGCCAAGCGGCGTTTTGCCGAGATGGAGCAGCGCGGTGTCTCTATAACGCTGGAAGAAATCACGGCTGATCTGGAACGCCGCGATGCGCGCGATACAGGCCGCAAGGATGCGCCGCTGGTCGCAGCGCGGGATGCGTTTGTGATCGACACATCCGAGCTTGGTATCGAAGAAGCCTTTGCTGCTGCGCTCGAGGCGATTGAGACCGCTCGGGCAAGTTAG
- the rpsA gene encoding 30S ribosomal protein S1, producing the protein MATSANPTRSDFEALLNEQLGGAEDGGFEGRVVKGTVTAIENGKAVVDVGLKSEGRIDLKEFSRGDDDHGLTVGAEVEVYVDRVENADGEAMLSRDRARREAAWDKLENEFAENARVNGRIFGRVKGGFTVDLDGAVAFLPGSQVDIRPVRDITPLMDIEQPFQILKMDRRRGNIVVSRRSILEETRAEQRSELIGDLTEGQVIDGVVKNITDYGAFVDLGGIDGLLHVTDMSYKRVNHPSEIIEIGQTVTVQIVRINSETQRISLGMKQLESDPWDGVGAKYPIGAKLQGTVTNITEYGAFVELEAGIEGLVHVSEMSWTKKNVHPGKIVSTSQEVDVMVLEVDSEKRRISLGLKQAQGNPWEEFAEKFPVGATVTGEVKNATEFGLFIGLDGDVDGMVHMSDIAWGISGEDALALHRKGEEVQAIVLDVDTDKERISLGMKQLEKGAPSAEGAAGGGLKRGDVVTVTVLEVRDGGLEVQAGDDGATGFIKRSDLGRDRDEQRPDRFQTGNKFDAMVTGFDRSKKPNFSIKARQISEEKEAVEQFGSSDSGASLGDILGEALKGKED; encoded by the coding sequence ATGGCAACTTCAGCCAATCCTACGCGCTCGGATTTCGAAGCGCTTCTCAATGAACAACTCGGTGGTGCAGAAGATGGCGGCTTTGAAGGCCGCGTCGTTAAAGGCACCGTTACCGCAATCGAAAACGGCAAGGCCGTTGTCGATGTCGGCCTCAAAAGCGAAGGCCGTATTGATCTTAAAGAATTCTCCCGCGGTGATGACGACCACGGCCTGACTGTCGGCGCAGAAGTCGAAGTCTATGTCGACCGTGTCGAAAACGCTGACGGCGAAGCCATGCTGTCGCGCGACCGCGCCCGCCGCGAAGCCGCATGGGACAAGCTTGAAAACGAATTCGCCGAAAACGCCCGCGTAAACGGCCGCATCTTCGGCCGCGTCAAAGGCGGCTTCACTGTCGACCTCGACGGCGCCGTGGCCTTCCTGCCCGGTTCGCAAGTCGATATCCGTCCTGTCCGTGACATCACACCGCTGATGGACATCGAACAGCCGTTCCAGATCCTCAAAATGGATCGCCGCCGCGGCAACATCGTTGTTTCGCGCCGGTCCATCCTCGAAGAAACACGCGCAGAACAGCGCAGCGAACTGATCGGCGATCTGACCGAAGGCCAGGTGATCGACGGTGTGGTAAAGAACATCACCGATTACGGTGCGTTCGTTGATCTGGGCGGCATTGACGGCCTGCTCCACGTCACCGACATGAGCTATAAGCGGGTCAACCACCCGAGTGAAATCATCGAAATCGGCCAGACTGTCACTGTGCAGATCGTTCGCATCAACAGCGAAACGCAGCGCATCAGCCTTGGCATGAAGCAGCTCGAAAGCGATCCGTGGGACGGCGTCGGCGCGAAATACCCTATCGGCGCAAAGCTGCAGGGCACCGTCACCAACATCACCGAATATGGTGCGTTCGTGGAACTGGAAGCCGGCATCGAAGGTCTGGTCCACGTTTCCGAAATGTCTTGGACGAAAAAGAACGTACACCCGGGCAAGATCGTTTCGACATCGCAAGAAGTCGACGTCATGGTCCTCGAAGTGGACAGCGAAAAGCGCCGCATCTCGCTCGGCCTCAAACAGGCCCAGGGCAACCCATGGGAAGAATTCGCGGAGAAATTCCCTGTTGGCGCAACGGTCACCGGCGAAGTCAAGAATGCGACCGAATTCGGGCTGTTCATCGGCCTCGATGGTGATGTGGACGGCATGGTTCATATGTCCGATATCGCATGGGGTATCTCGGGCGAAGACGCTCTGGCGCTGCACCGCAAAGGTGAAGAAGTCCAGGCAATCGTTCTCGATGTCGACACCGACAAGGAACGCATCAGCCTGGGCATGAAGCAGCTTGAAAAGGGTGCTCCATCGGCAGAAGGCGCCGCTGGCGGCGGTCTGAAGCGCGGCGACGTTGTGACCGTGACTGTTCTCGAAGTTCGCGATGGCGGCCTCGAAGTACAGGCTGGCGACGATGGCGCAACCGGCTTCATCAAGCGTTCGGATCTCGGCCGTGACCGTGACGAGCAGCGTCCTGACCGGTTCCAGACCGGTAACAAGTTCGACGCAATGGTCACCGGTTTCGACCGTTCGAAGAAGCCAAACTTCTCGATCAAGGCGCGTCAGATCTCCGAAGAGAAGGAAGCAGTGGAGCAGTTCGGTTCATCCGATTCGGGCGCATCACTCGGCGATATTCTCGGCGAAGCTCTGAAGGGCAAAGAAGACTAA
- the gloB gene encoding hydroxyacylglutathione hydrolase, which translates to MLQIHQFPCLSDNYGYLVHDPASGETTCIDTPDAKEYLKQADAKGWTITHIWNTHWHPDHAGGNEEIKAATGCTVIGPAEVEKIAKPDVIIKHSDTVSLGEFTGDVIDVSGHTNGHIAIHIAEAGIAFVGDAVFALGCGRMFEGTPEQFWASLERIKALPPETTLYCAHEYTQANAKFALHADPENTALADYAAEIDRKRAENTPTVPMGLARELDTNPFLRADNPALMAKWGGDTPEATFAALRAGKDNF; encoded by the coding sequence ATGCTACAGATTCACCAGTTTCCCTGCCTCTCCGACAATTACGGATATCTCGTCCACGATCCCGCCAGCGGCGAGACGACCTGCATCGATACGCCAGATGCCAAGGAGTATCTCAAACAGGCCGATGCGAAGGGTTGGACGATCACCCACATCTGGAACACCCATTGGCATCCGGACCATGCCGGCGGCAATGAAGAGATCAAAGCGGCGACCGGCTGCACCGTGATCGGCCCTGCAGAAGTTGAAAAGATTGCGAAGCCCGATGTCATCATCAAACACAGTGATACAGTCTCGCTAGGTGAATTTACGGGCGATGTGATCGACGTAAGTGGCCACACCAACGGCCATATTGCGATTCACATTGCCGAGGCTGGCATTGCCTTTGTCGGCGATGCTGTGTTTGCTTTGGGCTGCGGGCGGATGTTCGAAGGCACGCCGGAGCAATTTTGGGCCAGCTTGGAACGGATCAAAGCGCTTCCGCCGGAGACCACGCTCTATTGCGCGCATGAATACACACAGGCGAATGCCAAGTTTGCGCTGCATGCCGATCCGGAGAACACTGCCCTCGCCGATTACGCGGCCGAGATTGATCGTAAGCGCGCTGAGAACACGCCCACTGTGCCAATGGGGCTTGCGCGTGAGCTCGACACCAACCCTTTCCTGCGCGCCGACAATCCGGCTCTGATGGCAAAATGGGGCGGTGACACGCCCGAGGCGACCTTCGCAGCGCTCCGGGCGGGCAAGGATAATTTCTAA
- a CDS encoding NADPH:quinone oxidoreductase family protein produces the protein MRALQVTSLSSDLSGCELVDLPVPKRRPGEALVRIHATSLNFPDLLMTRGEYQFKPEPPFISGMELSGEVIAVDTDSSLAVGDRVMGGSKTGAMAGYAAVPERNLRLVPEGLDYPKAAALGAAYTTAYTALVEQGALEAGQWVLVHGASGGVSLAAIDLAKSLGAKVIAATGSPEKMERIGALYAPDAVIESVGRFREQVAEITDGKLCDLVLDTVGGDIFDESTRCVAFAGKLLVVGFVGGRIADIATNIPLIKGFSVVGVRAGEYARRFPDRGKSIADEVSRMASAGQITPAIDRALPLSEWRQAFEAMANRELVGKVILIP, from the coding sequence ATGCGGGCCCTCCAAGTCACATCGCTAAGCTCTGACCTTTCAGGCTGCGAGTTAGTCGACTTGCCCGTGCCTAAGCGCAGACCGGGTGAAGCGCTGGTTCGCATCCATGCCACATCGCTCAACTTCCCCGATCTGCTGATGACGCGCGGAGAATATCAGTTCAAACCCGAACCGCCCTTCATCTCCGGTATGGAACTATCCGGCGAAGTGATCGCGGTCGATACCGACAGTTCCCTCGCAGTCGGTGATCGGGTCATGGGCGGGTCAAAGACCGGCGCGATGGCAGGATATGCTGCAGTGCCCGAGCGCAATCTACGCCTTGTCCCAGAGGGTTTGGACTATCCCAAAGCCGCCGCTCTCGGCGCGGCCTACACTACGGCATACACGGCGCTGGTAGAGCAAGGAGCGCTCGAAGCTGGTCAGTGGGTTCTTGTACATGGGGCCAGCGGCGGCGTTTCGTTAGCCGCAATTGATCTGGCCAAGTCGCTCGGCGCGAAAGTGATCGCTGCGACTGGTTCACCCGAAAAAATGGAGCGGATTGGCGCGCTATACGCACCCGATGCCGTGATCGAGAGCGTAGGCCGCTTTCGTGAACAGGTCGCCGAGATCACCGATGGCAAGCTATGCGACTTGGTATTGGATACGGTCGGTGGTGACATATTCGATGAGAGCACGCGCTGTGTGGCCTTCGCAGGAAAGCTGCTGGTAGTGGGCTTTGTGGGCGGGCGCATCGCCGACATCGCGACTAACATTCCGCTGATCAAAGGTTTCTCTGTCGTCGGAGTGCGCGCGGGTGAATATGCTCGCCGCTTTCCGGATCGCGGCAAGAGTATTGCGGATGAAGTCTCGCGTATGGCCAGCGCCGGACAGATCACCCCCGCCATCGATAGAGCGCTGCCGCTTTCCGAATGGCGTCAGGCGTTTGAAGCGATGGCGAACCGCGAATTGGTAGGCAAAGTCATTCTCATACCGTGA
- a CDS encoding F0F1 ATP synthase subunit B family protein gives MHSSLNVLSVGIGAPVDSGGPALWGMEPYVIVSISMAVLILVMLWKKVPGMITGGLDNKIAAIREQLDEAKKLRAEAEALRNEYAAKIAGAEKDAEAMMEGAQKEAEAIVAKAEEDSKAMVARRKKMAEDKIAAAERDAVDDVRARAANAATVASKELIAKKHDAAADGKLADQVIAGI, from the coding sequence ATGCATAGCTCGTTGAACGTCTTGTCTGTCGGTATCGGTGCACCCGTAGATTCAGGTGGTCCGGCGCTATGGGGCATGGAGCCTTACGTCATCGTGTCGATTTCGATGGCCGTGCTGATCCTTGTCATGCTGTGGAAGAAAGTCCCCGGCATGATCACGGGCGGCCTCGACAACAAGATTGCCGCGATCCGCGAACAGCTCGACGAAGCGAAGAAGCTGCGCGCCGAGGCGGAAGCACTTCGTAACGAATATGCCGCGAAAATTGCTGGTGCCGAAAAAGACGCCGAAGCAATGATGGAAGGCGCGCAAAAAGAAGCCGAAGCAATCGTTGCCAAGGCTGAAGAAGACAGCAAAGCGATGGTGGCCCGCCGCAAGAAAATGGCGGAAGACAAGATCGCCGCTGCGGAACGTGATGCGGTGGACGATGTTCGCGCTCGTGCTGCCAACGCTGCGACCGTTGCTTCCAAAGAGCTGATTGCGAAGAAGCATGACGCAGCTGCTGACGGCAAGCTTGCCGACCAGGTGATTGCGGGTATCTAA